A window of the Synechococcus sp. M16.1 genome harbors these coding sequences:
- a CDS encoding DUF2973 domain-containing protein, translating into MLGSLFPLIYGALFVALLWQAFRVMSKGFRAASGPINSVPSNAPNDRTGQVTVHPELLDSEGRITEEALLTVRFGGDDDEASTAAGPGTE; encoded by the coding sequence ATGCTCGGTTCGCTGTTTCCCCTCATCTACGGAGCGCTGTTCGTGGCCCTGTTGTGGCAGGCCTTCCGCGTGATGAGCAAAGGCTTCCGCGCTGCCAGCGGTCCGATCAACAGCGTGCCAAGCAACGCTCCGAACGACCGCACAGGCCAGGTCACCGTTCACCCAGAACTGCTGGACAGCGAGGGACGCATCACCGAAGAGGCCCTGCTGACGGTGCGCTTTGGCGGTGACGATGACGAAGCCTCGACGGCCGCTGGACCCGGCACTGAATAA
- a CDS encoding ATP-binding cassette domain-containing protein, whose amino-acid sequence MLRLENVSKIYPTGEVLRAVTWEVKAGDRIGLVGVNGAGKSTQMRLIAGHEEPTSGQVVRQGEPRIAYLQQEFDVDLERTVRQELFQAFGEAAEVMNHQQQVEEAMGSERAAEDPDHLDQLIQELGKLQSRFEALHGYELDARIDKLLPTIGFTPEGAELQVKDYSGGWQMRIALGKILLQEPDLLLLDEPTNHLDVETIQWLENYLLEQSAALVVISHDRTFLDRVCNQIVSTERGVSRTYLGNYTAHLEQKQLEREATQAAFERQQKEIATQQAYIDRFRASATRSTQAKSREKQLDKVERVEAPIESVAGPSFQFPPAPRSGAQVALIDNVTHSYGDKILFLGAELEVERGDRIAFVGPNGAGKSTLLRLVMGVETPDEGSARLGEHNVIAGYFEQNQAEALDLSKTVIDTMYEAVPDWTQTQVRSLLGSFCFSNDTVFKEVGKLSGGEKARLALALMLLTPCNLLVLDEPTNHLDIPAKQMLEDALMAYEGAALLVSHDRYFISRVANRIVELRDGELVMYRGDYNYYLEKKEEERAAAKEKELAAEREAKRKANKEKQKARDARRKKAA is encoded by the coding sequence GTGCTGCGACTCGAAAACGTCAGCAAGATCTACCCCACGGGGGAAGTGCTCCGCGCCGTGACCTGGGAGGTGAAAGCCGGAGACAGGATCGGACTGGTGGGGGTGAACGGCGCCGGCAAGTCCACCCAGATGCGTCTGATCGCCGGACACGAAGAGCCCACCAGCGGCCAGGTGGTTCGGCAAGGGGAGCCCCGCATCGCCTACCTCCAGCAGGAATTCGACGTGGACCTGGAGCGCACCGTGCGCCAGGAACTGTTTCAAGCCTTCGGCGAAGCGGCCGAAGTGATGAACCACCAGCAGCAGGTGGAAGAGGCGATGGGCTCCGAACGGGCTGCGGAGGATCCCGACCATCTGGACCAGCTGATCCAAGAACTGGGAAAGCTGCAAAGCCGTTTCGAAGCACTGCATGGCTACGAACTCGATGCCCGCATCGACAAGCTCCTGCCCACGATCGGCTTCACCCCGGAGGGCGCTGAGCTGCAGGTGAAGGACTATTCCGGGGGCTGGCAGATGCGGATCGCCCTGGGGAAAATCCTGCTGCAGGAACCGGATCTGCTGCTGCTCGACGAGCCCACCAACCATCTGGATGTCGAAACCATCCAGTGGCTGGAGAACTACCTGCTGGAGCAGAGCGCAGCCCTTGTGGTGATCAGCCACGACCGCACCTTCCTCGACCGGGTCTGCAATCAGATCGTTTCCACCGAACGGGGCGTGTCCCGCACCTACCTCGGCAACTACACCGCCCACCTGGAGCAGAAACAACTGGAGCGGGAGGCCACACAGGCGGCCTTCGAACGGCAGCAGAAGGAGATCGCCACGCAACAGGCCTACATCGATCGCTTCCGCGCCAGTGCCACCCGCAGCACCCAGGCCAAAAGCCGTGAGAAGCAGCTGGACAAGGTGGAACGGGTGGAGGCACCGATCGAATCCGTGGCCGGGCCGAGTTTTCAGTTCCCGCCTGCCCCGCGCTCCGGAGCCCAGGTGGCCCTGATCGACAACGTCACCCACAGCTATGGAGACAAAATCCTGTTCCTGGGGGCTGAACTGGAGGTGGAGCGGGGTGACCGCATTGCCTTCGTCGGCCCCAATGGTGCGGGCAAGTCCACCCTGCTGCGACTGGTGATGGGGGTTGAAACCCCTGATGAAGGCAGTGCCCGGCTTGGGGAGCACAACGTGATTGCGGGGTACTTCGAACAGAACCAGGCCGAAGCCCTGGATCTGTCCAAGACCGTGATCGACACGATGTACGAAGCGGTTCCCGACTGGACCCAGACCCAGGTTCGTTCGCTGCTGGGCAGTTTCTGCTTCAGCAACGACACGGTGTTCAAGGAAGTCGGGAAGCTCAGCGGCGGCGAGAAAGCCCGCCTGGCCCTGGCCCTGATGCTGCTCACCCCCTGCAATCTGCTGGTGCTGGATGAGCCCACCAATCACCTCGACATCCCCGCCAAACAGATGCTCGAGGACGCCTTGATGGCCTACGAGGGAGCCGCGCTGCTGGTCTCCCACGACCGCTATTTCATCTCCCGCGTCGCCAACCGCATCGTGGAACTGCGGGACGGAGAGCTGGTGATGTATCGCGGGGACTACAACTACTACCTCGAGAAAAAAGAGGAGGAAAGGGCAGCTGCCAAGGAGAAAGAACTGGCTGCAGAACGAGAAGCCAAGCGGAAGGCCAACAAGGAGAAGCAGAAGGCACGCGACGCCCGCCGTAAAAAGGCGGCCTGA
- a CDS encoding trypsin-like peptidase domain-containing protein produces MVSSPSRPLVVSALAGGLLVAGVSSLTLLVGPQQLEARPAIRRESFVAAAVKRSGPAVVTLETARTVNQSSAAGVPPALMQDPLFRHFFGIPRPTAPGSRVQRGQGSGVIFDAKGLLLTNAHVVEGADQLTVGLSDGRRVPARVVGKDSLTDLAVVRLEGPGPWPVADLGNSDRLSVGDWAIAVGNPYGLESTVTLGIISNLNRNVAQLGISGKRLDLIQTDAAINPGNSGGPLLDAAGEVIGINTLVRSGPGAGLGFAIPINRARTIAQQLVSSGKVRHPVIGIRLSAVPRPTPTSPVPPGAVIRAVQPGGPADRAGLKVDDVILRFDGQAVKGPAAVVSAIERRGVGATVALEVQRAQERVSINVKPVDLSALPPG; encoded by the coding sequence GTGGTCAGCTCCCCATCCCGCCCGCTCGTCGTCTCTGCTCTGGCGGGGGGATTGCTGGTGGCCGGCGTGTCGTCGCTTACCTTGCTCGTTGGCCCTCAGCAACTCGAGGCGCGCCCGGCGATCCGTCGCGAATCGTTTGTGGCGGCTGCTGTGAAGCGCAGTGGTCCGGCTGTGGTCACCCTGGAGACGGCGCGGACCGTCAATCAGTCCAGTGCTGCGGGTGTGCCGCCGGCCCTGATGCAGGACCCTTTGTTTCGCCACTTCTTCGGCATCCCACGCCCCACAGCCCCAGGCTCCAGGGTGCAGCGCGGCCAAGGCAGTGGGGTGATCTTCGATGCCAAGGGCCTGCTGCTCACCAACGCCCATGTGGTGGAGGGGGCGGATCAACTCACCGTGGGGCTCTCCGATGGAAGGCGGGTGCCTGCCCGCGTGGTGGGCAAAGACAGCCTCACTGATCTCGCGGTGGTGCGTCTGGAGGGCCCCGGGCCCTGGCCTGTCGCCGATCTGGGGAATTCCGACCGACTCAGCGTGGGCGATTGGGCGATTGCCGTGGGCAATCCTTACGGGCTGGAGAGCACGGTGACCCTCGGGATCATCAGCAACCTCAACCGGAACGTTGCCCAGCTCGGGATCTCCGGTAAGCGTTTGGATCTGATTCAGACCGATGCAGCGATCAATCCCGGTAACTCGGGCGGGCCACTGCTCGATGCCGCCGGTGAAGTGATCGGCATCAACACCCTGGTGCGATCAGGGCCTGGGGCGGGTCTGGGGTTTGCCATCCCGATCAATCGCGCTCGAACCATTGCCCAGCAGCTGGTGTCCAGCGGCAAGGTCCGTCATCCGGTGATCGGCATCCGTCTGTCAGCGGTGCCCCGGCCCACCCCCACATCCCCGGTGCCGCCAGGTGCGGTGATTCGCGCTGTTCAACCTGGGGGGCCGGCGGACCGCGCCGGGCTCAAGGTGGATGATGTGATCCTTCGCTTCGATGGCCAGGCGGTTAAGGGCCCAGCTGCGGTGGTCAGTGCCATTGAACGCCGCGGTGTCGGTGCCACGGTTGCGCTCGAGGTGCAGCGAGCTCAGGAGCGGGTCTCGATCAACGTCAAGCCCGTCGATTTGTCGGCCTTGCCCCCTGGCTGA
- a CDS encoding anhydro-N-acetylmuramic acid kinase, giving the protein MHCLGLMSGTSADGVDAVLVHFDGSPQHPKWSLLRHHHQPYPLELQQQVVAAGQGAAMPASSWLELAEAITEVQAQAVQACDPTATAELIGCHGQTVWHRPPAQGARGASWQILQAPLLAHLLQRPVVHDFRAADLALGGQGAPLVPRADAALLGRTQGWRALLNLGGIANLTLIPPCGGVDRHAAILGWDCGPANSLIDLGMRQFTNGAQSFDKGGAMAAQGHADEGWIQRWLQEEYFQLAPPKSTGRECFGQDDLNRRLHQLDGASAADAIATLTAFSAAVVAQDLARLRQSVGIAPIELITAGGGSQNPVLIDELRRRCRGAQIDESSSLRVPTEAREALVFALLAWWHHREHPGNAPTVTGAKREAVLGVRVNPA; this is encoded by the coding sequence ATGCACTGCCTCGGGCTGATGAGCGGAACCAGTGCTGACGGTGTGGATGCCGTGCTGGTGCACTTCGACGGCTCACCCCAACATCCGAAGTGGTCCTTGCTTCGCCACCACCATCAGCCCTACCCGCTCGAACTGCAGCAGCAGGTGGTGGCAGCCGGCCAGGGTGCAGCGATGCCGGCATCCAGCTGGCTGGAGCTGGCGGAAGCCATCACGGAGGTTCAAGCCCAAGCAGTGCAGGCCTGCGACCCCACTGCAACAGCTGAGCTGATCGGTTGTCATGGCCAGACCGTCTGGCACCGCCCGCCGGCCCAAGGGGCACGGGGGGCCAGTTGGCAGATTCTTCAGGCCCCGCTGCTGGCCCATCTGCTGCAGAGGCCGGTGGTGCATGACTTCCGCGCCGCTGATCTGGCGTTAGGGGGACAGGGAGCACCGCTCGTACCTCGGGCCGATGCGGCACTGCTGGGGCGCACGCAGGGCTGGCGGGCACTGCTCAACCTGGGCGGCATTGCCAACCTCACCCTCATCCCCCCCTGCGGTGGAGTGGATCGCCATGCCGCGATCTTGGGATGGGACTGCGGCCCCGCCAACAGCCTGATTGACCTGGGCATGCGCCAGTTCACCAATGGCGCCCAAAGCTTCGACAAGGGTGGAGCGATGGCAGCGCAGGGCCATGCGGATGAGGGCTGGATCCAGCGGTGGCTCCAGGAGGAGTACTTCCAGCTGGCACCACCGAAATCCACTGGACGGGAGTGCTTCGGGCAGGACGACCTCAACCGGCGGCTACATCAGCTCGATGGAGCCTCAGCGGCAGATGCCATCGCCACCCTGACGGCCTTTTCCGCCGCTGTGGTTGCCCAAGATCTGGCACGTCTGCGCCAGAGCGTTGGGATCGCACCGATCGAACTGATCACAGCCGGAGGTGGCAGCCAAAACCCGGTGTTGATCGATGAGCTGCGGCGGCGATGCCGAGGCGCACAGATCGATGAAAGCAGCAGTCTGAGGGTGCCGACGGAAGCCCGAGAAGCTCTGGTCTTCGCCTTGCTGGCCTGGTGGCACCACAGGGAGCATCCCGGCAATGCCCCCACCGTCACAGGAGCCAAACGAGAAGCCGTGCTCGGCGTGCGGGTGAATCCGGCCTAA
- a CDS encoding TrkH family potassium uptake protein, which produces MPIGRAIERSQSWHRRLTVPQFTVVTGLLVVLIGTLMLATPLCSSSRVGLWEALFTATSAITVTGLSIIDIGTDLTTFGQVVLALMILAGGLGLMAITTFLQGFVVQGTALRRRLDRGQALDEFGVGGVGRTFRGIALTATLVILVGAVILYHFGFDDIPNQGERLWAAVFHSISAYNNAGFGLWSDSLERYRSNGVVNAVVMLLIVAGGLGWRVTSDLTTQLLRRRRSRRRLSLHSRLVLRTTLLLIVFGAGGLALTEWLNQGEIFAGMPWSERWLTALFKSVTARTAGFSTLPLSLDTVTESSLLLMMVLMFIGASPGGTGGGIKTTTVAALMAATRSTLRGREVVVIRNRSISDKVVLRAVGITVGSLLFVMAMAMLISIASNLNGKDSFTFMEMLFTCISAFATVGLDLGVTVELPRFGQAVLMVGMFVGRLGILLLLSAIWEAMTQEQIQMNRQNRVGYPSEDLYV; this is translated from the coding sequence GTGCCGATCGGAAGGGCCATCGAACGCAGCCAGAGCTGGCATCGTCGGCTCACGGTTCCCCAGTTCACCGTGGTGACTGGATTGCTGGTGGTGCTGATCGGCACGTTGATGCTGGCCACTCCGCTGTGCTCCTCAAGCCGCGTGGGGCTTTGGGAAGCTCTGTTCACAGCCACATCAGCCATCACCGTGACGGGCCTGTCGATCATCGACATCGGCACCGATCTCACGACCTTCGGCCAGGTGGTGCTGGCCCTGATGATCCTGGCGGGGGGCCTTGGCTTGATGGCCATCACCACGTTTCTCCAGGGCTTCGTGGTGCAGGGAACAGCCCTGCGCCGCCGGCTGGATCGGGGGCAGGCCCTGGATGAATTCGGCGTTGGGGGCGTTGGGCGCACGTTTCGTGGCATTGCCCTGACGGCGACGCTGGTGATCCTTGTAGGGGCTGTGATCCTGTATCACTTCGGCTTCGATGACATCCCCAACCAGGGCGAACGCCTCTGGGCTGCGGTGTTCCACAGCATCTCGGCCTACAACAACGCGGGATTCGGACTCTGGAGCGACAGCCTCGAGCGCTACCGCAGCAACGGGGTTGTAAATGCCGTAGTGATGCTGCTGATCGTGGCCGGCGGCCTGGGGTGGCGGGTCACCAGCGATCTGACCACACAGCTGCTGCGCAGACGGCGAAGCCGGCGGCGGCTGAGCCTGCACTCCCGCCTGGTGCTGCGCACCACCCTTCTTTTGATCGTCTTCGGGGCAGGGGGGCTGGCCCTGACGGAATGGTTGAACCAGGGGGAGATCTTCGCGGGCATGCCCTGGTCTGAGCGCTGGCTCACAGCCCTGTTCAAATCCGTCACGGCACGCACAGCCGGCTTCAGCACCCTTCCGCTCTCGCTCGACACCGTCACCGAATCAAGCCTGCTGTTGATGATGGTGCTGATGTTCATCGGGGCCAGCCCGGGCGGCACCGGTGGCGGGATCAAAACCACCACCGTGGCCGCCTTGATGGCGGCCACCCGCTCCACCCTGCGGGGCCGGGAGGTGGTGGTGATCCGCAACAGAAGCATCAGCGACAAGGTGGTGCTGAGGGCCGTCGGCATCACGGTGGGCTCCCTGCTGTTCGTGATGGCCATGGCGATGCTGATCAGCATCGCCAGCAATTTGAACGGGAAGGATTCATTCACCTTTATGGAAATGCTGTTTACCTGCATCTCCGCTTTTGCCACGGTGGGGCTTGATCTGGGAGTCACCGTCGAACTCCCCCGTTTCGGCCAGGCGGTGCTGATGGTGGGAATGTTTGTGGGACGGCTGGGGATCCTGTTGCTGCTGAGTGCGATCTGGGAAGCGATGACGCAGGAACAAATCCAGATGAATCGCCAGAATCGAGTCGGTTACCCCAGCGAGGATCTGTATGTCTGA
- the hrpB gene encoding ATP-dependent helicase HrpB, with protein sequence MSQFPIDALLEQICSAVRPGKTVLLQAPPGAGKTTRVPLALIGALTKGQGVLEEPQKIWMIEPRRLAAKAAAARLAASLGEDIGARIGYAVRGEQKRSDRTQVEVITDGLFLRRLQSDPSLDGVGCVIFDEFHERGRDADLSLALLREARPLLNPDLAVILMSATLDLSDLRERLPEATVLESPGRCYPVDTHHQPPRPEEPLPKQVLRAIEQHALDQPKGSGVLVFLPGLAEIERCRQTLTAAPSLQNWKIQALHGQLPLQQQSSALQRCDPNQDGSIILASAIAESSLTIDGVRLVIDSGLSRQLRYDPNTRMEGLETTASSLASAEQRRGRAGRQCPGRCIRLWSPAEQQRRPPFHPPELLLADPQPVLMELAQWGAGLGEELPWLDSPPAAAMQEGQHSLQQLGLLELDGRISERGRLIGGLGVHPRLGMLLVEAHEQGAPQLGCDLAAILSERDPFDRRQIGSDLEARLNSIQRHPSLRTLSQQLRRQLKRLGTSPQKRDASVNAGDLILAAFPEWLAQQRPDQAGRYQLRQGRGATLLPWDPLQGSPALAVARVDMGGRDTRIQMAVALSRSTLQSIAERDGHWQDEASWDPERQRVRAERQLKLGALVVRRTPQPSPAAALCRTLLMEQLKKSASLDALPWTDSSHQLRQRLAWMHQQVGAPWPDRDLTTLLEQADSWLGPSLEGCLGWSDISATALEEALWGDLDWSFRQQLDALLPRRIPIPSGRQAALLYTTDEVILAVKLQEMFGSDDGPHVLNGRIPVTLELLSPAGRPLQRTRALKDFWEGSYQEVRREMRGRYPKHPWPEDPRQALPTARTKRKSNGQQP encoded by the coding sequence TTGAGCCAGTTCCCGATCGACGCCCTGTTGGAGCAGATCTGTTCTGCGGTCCGCCCAGGGAAAACGGTTCTGCTCCAGGCACCGCCCGGGGCGGGCAAGACAACACGGGTTCCCCTGGCGCTGATCGGAGCCTTAACAAAAGGCCAGGGCGTTCTTGAAGAGCCTCAGAAAATCTGGATGATCGAGCCGCGGCGGCTGGCCGCCAAAGCGGCCGCTGCCCGCCTTGCCGCGAGCCTTGGAGAGGACATCGGTGCGCGCATCGGCTACGCCGTGCGCGGGGAACAGAAGCGATCCGACCGCACCCAGGTGGAGGTGATCACCGACGGCCTCTTCCTGCGGCGCTTGCAGAGCGACCCCTCGCTCGATGGGGTGGGGTGCGTGATCTTCGATGAATTTCATGAGCGGGGGCGCGATGCGGACCTGTCCCTCGCCTTGCTGCGCGAGGCAAGGCCTCTGCTGAATCCAGATCTCGCCGTGATCTTGATGTCGGCCACGCTGGATCTCTCCGATCTGAGGGAACGGCTGCCCGAAGCGACGGTGCTGGAAAGCCCGGGCCGCTGTTACCCGGTTGACACCCACCACCAACCACCCCGACCGGAGGAACCCCTGCCGAAGCAGGTGCTACGTGCCATTGAGCAACACGCCCTCGACCAACCGAAGGGCAGCGGTGTTCTGGTCTTTCTGCCGGGGCTGGCGGAGATTGAACGCTGCAGGCAGACCCTGACGGCCGCCCCTTCCCTGCAGAACTGGAAGATTCAGGCGCTGCACGGTCAACTGCCCTTGCAGCAGCAGAGTTCAGCCCTGCAGCGCTGCGACCCAAACCAGGACGGCAGCATCATCCTGGCCAGCGCCATTGCCGAGAGCTCCCTCACGATTGATGGGGTGCGCCTGGTGATTGACAGCGGCCTCAGCCGTCAACTGCGCTACGACCCCAACACCCGCATGGAGGGCCTGGAGACCACCGCCTCCAGCCTGGCCAGTGCAGAGCAGCGCCGGGGCCGGGCAGGCCGGCAATGCCCGGGCCGCTGCATCCGCCTCTGGTCACCGGCAGAGCAACAACGACGGCCACCCTTTCACCCACCTGAACTGCTGCTAGCCGATCCCCAGCCCGTGCTGATGGAACTGGCCCAGTGGGGGGCTGGGCTGGGGGAAGAGCTGCCGTGGCTGGACTCTCCCCCCGCAGCAGCCATGCAGGAGGGACAGCACAGCCTGCAACAGCTCGGCCTGCTGGAGCTGGACGGCCGGATCAGCGAGCGGGGACGGCTGATCGGCGGCCTCGGCGTTCACCCTCGTCTCGGCATGCTGCTGGTGGAAGCCCATGAACAGGGCGCCCCCCAGCTGGGGTGTGATCTGGCGGCCATCCTCAGCGAACGAGATCCCTTCGATCGCCGTCAGATCGGCAGCGATCTCGAGGCCCGGCTCAACAGCATCCAGCGCCATCCATCCCTGCGAACGCTCAGCCAGCAACTCCGCCGCCAACTGAAGCGACTGGGTACCTCACCCCAGAAACGAGACGCTTCCGTCAATGCTGGCGATCTGATCCTGGCGGCCTTTCCGGAATGGCTGGCGCAACAGCGTCCAGACCAGGCCGGTCGCTATCAACTGCGTCAGGGACGCGGAGCAACCCTGCTGCCCTGGGATCCGCTCCAAGGCAGTCCGGCCCTGGCCGTCGCCAGGGTCGACATGGGCGGCCGGGACACGCGGATCCAGATGGCCGTGGCTCTGAGCCGGAGCACCCTGCAGAGCATCGCTGAGCGGGACGGCCACTGGCAGGACGAAGCCAGCTGGGATCCCGAACGACAGCGGGTCCGTGCCGAACGCCAGCTCAAACTGGGGGCCTTGGTGGTGCGCCGAACGCCACAGCCTTCACCAGCCGCAGCGCTGTGCCGCACCCTGCTGATGGAGCAGCTGAAGAAGAGTGCCAGTCTTGATGCCCTGCCCTGGACGGACAGCAGCCATCAGCTGCGCCAACGGCTGGCATGGATGCACCAACAAGTGGGCGCCCCCTGGCCTGATCGCGATCTGACAACCCTTCTGGAGCAGGCTGACAGCTGGCTTGGCCCCAGCCTGGAAGGCTGCCTGGGCTGGAGCGACATCAGCGCGACAGCCTTGGAAGAAGCACTCTGGGGCGATCTGGACTGGAGCTTCAGGCAACAGCTGGATGCTCTGCTGCCGCGCCGGATCCCGATCCCCTCCGGCCGGCAAGCCGCGCTGCTCTACACCACCGACGAAGTGATCCTCGCTGTGAAATTGCAGGAGATGTTCGGATCTGACGACGGCCCCCACGTGCTGAATGGCCGCATCCCCGTCACGCTGGAGCTGCTCTCACCAGCCGGACGCCCCCTGCAACGCACCCGCGCCCTCAAAGACTTCTGGGAAGGCAGTTACCAGGAGGTGCGCCGGGAAATGCGAGGGCGCTACCCCAAGCACCCCTGGCCCGAAGATCCCCGCCAGGCGCTGCCGACGGCCCGGACC
- a CDS encoding TrkA family potassium uptake protein translates to MKEWWQWSPAQGSERLGFAIIGVGRFGIAVCRELLQNGADVLAVDRSERAVDELRQVEPSVEARVVDCTDEEALREAGVLDMGTVVVAISEPIEASITATLIAKDSEGSRVRQVIARATSDLHEKMLKRVGADRVIFPSRMQGERLGLELVRPNLMERLALDEQHCIEEIKVPEPFVGRSLRDLNLRKNFRVNVLAAGPQSSLMVNPPASHVLEEGHLLVVMGLVDDLQRLPKN, encoded by the coding sequence ATGAAGGAGTGGTGGCAGTGGAGCCCGGCCCAGGGCAGCGAAAGACTCGGCTTCGCGATCATCGGTGTGGGCCGTTTCGGCATCGCCGTTTGCCGGGAACTGCTTCAGAACGGAGCAGATGTGCTGGCCGTGGACCGCTCTGAGCGGGCGGTGGATGAACTGCGTCAGGTGGAGCCCAGCGTGGAGGCCCGCGTCGTCGACTGCACCGACGAAGAGGCCCTGCGCGAGGCCGGCGTGCTCGACATGGGCACCGTGGTGGTGGCAATCAGCGAACCGATCGAGGCCAGCATCACCGCCACCTTGATCGCCAAAGACAGTGAAGGAAGCCGGGTGCGCCAGGTGATTGCCCGGGCGACGAGCGACCTCCACGAAAAAATGCTGAAGCGGGTGGGGGCCGACCGGGTGATCTTCCCCTCGCGCATGCAGGGCGAGCGCCTCGGCCTTGAACTGGTGCGCCCCAACCTGATGGAGCGGCTGGCCCTGGATGAACAGCACTGCATCGAGGAGATCAAGGTTCCGGAACCGTTTGTGGGGCGGTCGCTCCGGGATCTGAATCTGCGCAAGAACTTCAGGGTGAACGTGCTGGCGGCAGGACCGCAAAGCAGCCTGATGGTGAATCCACCGGCATCCCACGTGCTGGAGGAGGGGCACCTGCTGGTGGTGATGGGACTGGTGGACGACCTGCAACGGCTCCCCAAAAACTGA